Proteins encoded in a region of the Macaca mulatta isolate MMU2019108-1 chromosome X, T2T-MMU8v2.0, whole genome shotgun sequence genome:
- the LOC144338629 gene encoding olfactory receptor 10Q1-like — translation MTWRIAGKTKQKQNLNPVTQFYKAACRMNRLQENHTLSSEFVILGFGDLAELQIFLFGLFLIMHLVTLAGHTTIVLLTLIDSCLQTPMYFFLRNLSTVEICYTLVIVPNMLANFLSRNQRMPFLGCALQMHFFVALGGAECFLLAVMAYDRFVAICKPLHYTLLITRTLCLQMLALACIGSFALSLTLTTLIFLLPFCQSHEINHFFCDIPAVLFLACSDTRANEIAVFLVCTLILLIPFLLILLSYGFIITAVLRIRSAAGRSKAFSTCAGHLLVSLPHYGCAVFIYICPKSCYAPDQDKIVSLIYTNVTPMLYPMIYSLRNKEVKGALGRLPHSHSP, via the coding sequence ATGACTTGGAGAATtgctggaaaaacaaaacaaaaacaaaacctaaaccCTGTAACCCAGTTCTACAAGGCAGCCTGTAGGATGAACCGATTGCAGGAAAACCACACCTTAAGCTCTGAGTTTGTTATCTTGGGCTTCGGGGACCTGGCGGAACTGCAAATCTTCTTGTTTGGACTGTTTCTAATCATGCATCTTGTCACCCTGGCGGGGCACACAACTATTGTGCTCCTCACCCTCATTGACTCCTGCCTGCAGACCCCCATGTATTTCTTCCTCCGAAACCTGTCCACCGTTGAGATTTGCTATACATTGGTTATTGTCCCCAACATGCTGGCCAATTTCCTGTCCAGGAACCAGCGGATGCCCTTTCTGGGCTGTGCCCTGCAAATGCACTTCTTCGTTGCCCTGGGCGGGGCAGAGTGCTTCCTCCTGGCCGTGATGGCCTACGACCGCTttgtggccatctgcaagccccTTCACTACACACTCCTCATCACCAGGACCCTCTGCCTGCAGATGCTGGCTCTGGCGTGCATTGGCAGCTTTGCGCTCTCCCTCACATTGACCACGCTGATATTCCTCCTGCCCTTTTGTCAGTCCCACGAGATCAATCATTTCTTCTGTGACATCCCCGCCGTGCTCTTCCTGGCCTGCTCGGACACTCGAGCCAATGAGATTGCTGTCTTCCTCGTCTGCACGCTCATCCTCTTGATCCCCTTCCTGCTGATCCTGCTCTCCTACGGATTCATTATCACGGCCGTCCTCAGAATCCGCTCGGCCGCGGGCAGGAGCAAGGCCTTCTCCACCTGCGCTGGGCACCTGTTGGTCTCGCTTCCTCACTATGGCTGTGCAGTCTTCATCTACATTTGCCCCAAGTCCTGCTACGCCCCCGACCAGGACAAAATTGTGTCCTTAATCTACACCAATGTCACCCCCATGCTCTATCCTATGATCTACAGTCTGAGGAACAAGGAAGTCAAGGGTGCCCTTGGGAGACTTCCGCACAGTCACAGTCCATGA